From Caretta caretta isolate rCarCar2 chromosome 3, rCarCar1.hap1, whole genome shotgun sequence, a single genomic window includes:
- the LOC142071488 gene encoding uridine-cytidine kinase-like 1, with translation MAAAAAGAEERPGSRRDSGSGEDSLDTLLSRLPLTPALSPRKRTMSQSKTEPPLLRTSKRTIYTAGRPPWYTETGTPFKEAFVIGLCGGSASGKTTVANKIIEALDVPWVVLLSMDCFYKVLNKEQQELAAHNEYNFDHPDAFDFDLLISVLRKLKKGKSVKVPVYDFTTHSRRKEWKTIYGANVVVFEGILSFANKELLKLLDMKVFVDTDSDIRLVRRLQRDIMERGRDLVGVIKQYNKFVKPAFEQYIEPTVQVADIVVPRGGENFVALDLIVQHVHSQLEKREITVRAALASAHQGQPLPKSLSVLEGTPQVRGMHTIIRNKDTTRDEFIFYSKRLMRLLIEHALSFLPLKPVTVETPQGTVYEGKRFHRQRITGVSILRAGETMEQALTAVCKDIRLGKILIQTNHDTGEPELHYLRLPKEISEDYVILMDSTVSTGAAAMMAVRVLLDHDVHEEKIFLLSLLMAEMGVHSVAYAFPRVRIITTAVDKKVNEEFHIIPGIGNFGDRYFGTDASSTWCENESTDY, from the exons atggcggcggcggcggcgggcgcgGAGGAGCGGCCGGGGTCGCGGCGGGACAG CGGCAGTGGGGAGGACTCCCTGGACACGCTGCTGAGCCGCCTGCCGCTGACGCCCGCGCTGTCCCCGCGGAAACGGACCATGAGCCAGTCGAAGACGGAGCCCCCGCTGCTGCGGACCAGCAAACGGACCATTTACACGGCGGGGCGGCCGCCCTGGTACACCGAGACGGGCACGCCCTTCAAGGAAGCCTTCGTCATCG GCCTGTGTGGAGGGAGCGCATCAGGCAAGACCACGGTGGCCAATAAGATCATTGAGGCCCTGGACGTGCCCTGGGTGGTGCTGCTGTCCATGGACTGCTTCTATAAG gtgCTGAATaaggagcagcaggagctggcTGCCCACAACGAGTACAACTTCGACCACCCCGATGCCTTCGACTTCGACCTGCTGATCAGCGTGCTGCGCAAGCTGAAGAAGGGCAAGAGCGTCAAGGTGCCTGTGTATGACTTCACCACGCACAGCCGCCGCAAGGAGTGG AAAACCATCTACGGGGCCAATGTGGTAGTGTTTGAGGGGATTTTGTCTTTTGCCAACAAGGAGCTGCTGAAG CTCCTGGACATGAAGGTGTTTGTGGACACGGACTCCGACATCCGGCTGGTGCGGCGGCTGCAACGTGACATCATGGAGCGCGGGCGCGACCTTGTGGGCGTCATCAAGCAGTACAACAAGTTCGTCAAGCCGGCCTTCGAGCAGTACATCGAACCCACCGTGCAGGTGGCCGACATCGTGGTGCCCAGAG GTGGGGAGAACTTCGTGGCCCTGGATCTCATTGTGCAGCATGTGCACAGCCAGCTGGAGAAG CGTGAAATCACGGTCAG AGCGGCCCTGGCCTCTGCCCACCAAGGGCAGCCGCTGCCCAAGTCGCTGAGTGTCCTCGAGGGCACGCCGCAGGTGCGTGGCATGCACACCATCATCAG GAACAAGGACACAACCAGGGACGAGTTCATCTTCTATTCCAAGCGCCTGATGAGGCTGCTGATTGAACATGCCCTCTCCTTCCTGCCACTCAAA CCAGTGACGGTGGAGACGCCTCAGGGGACTGTGTATGAAGGGAAGCGGTTTCACAGGCAGCGG ATCACAGGTGTGTCCATCCTGCGGGCGGGGGAGACCATGGAGCAGGCTCTCACTGCTGTCTGCAAAGACATTCGACTGGGCAAGATTCTGATCCAGACCAACCATGACACAGGGGAGCCTGAG CTTCACTATCTGCGGCTCCCCAAGGAGATCAGCGAAGACTATGTCATCCTGATGGACAGCACCGTgtccacaggggctgcagccatgATGGCTGTGCGTGTCCTTCTG GATCACGATGTCCATGAGGAGAAGATCTTCCTGCTGTCCCTGCTGATGGCGGAGATGGGGGTTCACTCCGTGGCCTACGCCTTCCCCCGTGTCCGCATCATCACTACAGCCGTGGACAAGAAGGTCAACGAGGAATTCCACATCATCCCTGGAATCG GTAACTTTGGAGACAGGTACTTTGGTACTGATGCCTCCTCCACCTGGTGTGAGAATGAGAGCACGGACTACTGA